A segment of the Excalfactoria chinensis isolate bCotChi1 chromosome Z, bCotChi1.hap2, whole genome shotgun sequence genome:
TCTTTAGTACTCTAACCACCTTCATACTCTCCACCCAACGTTTCCAAGAATGGTGCTGTAAATAGCATCAACGTGTCACAGATGACAGAGGGAAAATATGTCCCGTTTTCCAGGCTAGCCTCCGCTTGGTTGGACAGATTCATGTACACAAACACAGGCATACACACACTCATCACACGCATATTTGGAGAAAAGCATCCCCAGAAAGCTAAGGCAAAAGGTAGCCTTGGTTTAATGTGAAGTTCAATGCATAACCAGTGTGTCAGATGAACTCCAAATTTAGGAGAAGTTCTCCAAGAGGTGCTCTCCATACAACTGATGGAATACAAAGAATTGCCAGGGGACAGTTATTAACTTGCGTTATGGTGACAATGGAAGTGATCTGAGCATTCTCAGGTGCCAGTTACTCAGGGAACCTCGGGGACTGTTGAAATGAATtctatgtttcattttaaacaggGGGATTTGTGCTctacttcagaaacagaaaaaaagcatagatTATGACTGTAAAGCTGAATGCACTTTGGAGAGCGGTCAGAGGCTTTTCCTCCCCTGAATTTGCCAGGTAAATATCACTAGgattaaaacaatgaaaaagaatcAATCTCCACCTTCTTGTTACAATACAGAGTGAGGGAAGCCAGGAAATACAGCGCTAAACCTGATGGTACACGGTGTCCTTAGATCACTTGGCCATTGTTTTCTCTCACAGCAGCACATGCTAATGATACAAAAAAGTTTAAAGTTTTTGGCTTTGACTTTTCATGTCACAACCATAATAAATGTGCACATTATTGTTTGTATTGCCATATCCTTCAGATGCACCGCCAATTTCTAGAGCCTGTTCTTGCACAGCCAAGGACAGGACTTTGCCCACAAATAGCCTGGCTGAATTCAATTAAGCATGAGCACCGCCGTACAGATTCAGCTGCTAAACAGTAACGGTACAACATGTTTATGTTACAAAGATACTGTATGAGTCAAATCTGATTTAAACCACCATTTCTACCACAGGAAGAACAAAGATTTTTTGTTCTCCTCTAGCAAATTTCATTCTGCTTTAgaagtttttcattttgcatgatCCTAAGCAAGGCATGCTTAAttgtgtttaattaaaaaaacaactgcaaaatgaattaaaaaagagaataaagtgTTAAACTcgggagaaaagaaagaaataaagaagtttgtttctttgttttaaggaattaaaaaagaaataaatatgatgAAGAACGAAGATGCCAACTGTAGTGTGGACAATACTCAAGCTTCTCCCTTTTCCcgctgcctgcagccactgaGTCCTGTTACAAAGCCACACAGAACAACTCATTTTGGTGAAGAATTCAGACAGCATCTTTCACATTTCCGCTATGGCACTCCTCCTCTTGGAGACATGGAAAGTTTCCAGGGGTCCTTGGAAGGAGGGTCTCGGAAACGCAAGAGCATGCCAACAAAGATGCCCCCTTCTATCGCTCTTGAGGGCTCCTCATCCCCACCGCACAGACTTGAAGATCATACTGATATAGATTCTTCCAGTCTTCCTATGGCGTTTCAACAACCAGCACAGCCAAAGTACAGTTCCCAGATGATTGATCTCTGCAACTTTGGTTTTCAGTTCTATAGATCTCTGGAGCCCTTTGGAGCCAAGTCTATTAAACAAGAACCAGTGAAATCCAATTTGGCATGGCCCAGTAGTCCAGCATTTGTGCAGGCTCCTTATCCTTATTATCCTAAAGTCCATCCTGGcttaatgtttccttttatcATGCCCCCAAATCTTCATTTCAGGAACCCTTTTCAGATGAAAAGGCCTCCAGAACCATCATTTCAGAGGTCTGAAGTAAGAGAAAGtggtgaaaataaacagaaagtgGAGAGAGTAGATGTTAACCTTCAGATAGACGACAGCTACTATGTTGATGTTGGGGGTGAACAGAAACGCTGGCAATGCCCGATGTGTGAGAAGTCCTATACATCCAAGTACAATTTGGTTACCCACATCTTGGGGCATAGCGGCATTAAGCCACATGCTTGCAATCGATGTGGTAAGCTTTTCAAGCAGCTGAGCCACTTGCACACTCATATGCTAACACACCAGGGCACCAGGCCACATAAGTGCCAGGTGTGCCACAAGTCTTTCACTCAAACCAGTCACCTTAAGAGACACATGATGCAGCACAGCGACATCAAGCCTTACAACTGCAGGATCTGTGGAAGAGGCTTTGCCTATCCTAGTGAGCTGAAGGCGCACGAGTCTAAGCACGAGAGCGGCCGAGAGAACATTTGTGTGGAGTGTGGTCTGGACTTCCCCACGCTGGCCCAGCTGAAGAGACACTTAACAACCCACCGTGGGCCCATACAATACAATTGCACTGAATGTGATAAGACCTTCCAGTACCCAAGTCAGTTGCAAAACCACATGATGAAGCACAAAGACATTCGTCCATATATCTGCACTGAGTGTGGCATGGAGTTTGTGCAGCCCCACCACCTCAAACAACACTCTCTGACTCACAAGGTAAGCCATCGCATGTTGAATTCTCACCTCGTGTCACACACAAGCCCAGGGACTACAGACTCCTAAAAATATGCCCACCTCCTTGAAAAGTGGGTAACCAGCCTATAAAGCCTCATGGCAGCAAGTAAAGCCCTTTGGCAGCAGTAAAATTTCATGCAGAACAAAAGTCCCAAATAGTACTGGCATCAGTATAAGAAAGATACCTTTGTCAGACTTAAGAAAGTATGTGCAAAAACACTTCCTTATAGACAAGAGTTCAGTTAAGCCACCTGTATTACTTCCTACAGTTGTACCCTCTCTGTTTCTGGATTTTACCTTCAGAATGAGCATctgtaaaacagcattttgtagatcTATCTAACCTCAAAAAAATTTACCAGaaattttcctctgaaaaacatGTGTGTATCTTTGCTTCCCCTAATTGGGAAGTAGGAGGGTATGCAGTAGGATGTGTGTGCGCAGCAGAAGAAAGTGTATTACTCATTCAGTTTTGCAGCGTCATTGTAATAAGACATGTAGGGGGACTCAAGAAAAATCCCCATTTGTGCATAAATTACCCAGAAGGCTACTTAATGAAAGTGGACAAGAGGACTGTAATCCCAGGCCATCTGCATTAAGTGACAGTCTTACCACAGCTGTAAGGAATGACAGCTATTTCAGTTCAGATCGGGAACAAGCTCTGAGAAACATCCAGAAAAATCCctttaaaaataggaaatacGTAAGTGTTCCATTCAAGAATGTCTGTAATTAGGTTATCCACCtttataaaaatacagtaaaggcaaattaaaaatccacatattttataaaaatatacttcCGGTTCTGAATGTCTTTTCCTTTAACACTTAAATTTTGGAGTTTGtacaaaaagcattaaaaacacagaaagctaCAATGTTTTAATcatacaaacacattttctccTCAGCCTCTAATtccacatttgctttttattttctctacttGCTGTTACTATTTCTAAACTTTCTGGATGCTCCCTAGATTTACCATACTAAAATCTACTTAAtttaaaacttgtttgtttgttttgtttggttttgttttgtttatgtcATGGGAAATGCAATGCCCTTCAGCCTTCAGAGAGCTTCTGCTTCTTTGTCCACAGCTGCAGGTGGATTCAGCTGCAAACATAATTAACATCAGTTAGCTGCCCAAACACATCCTTGAATCAGATAGCTTGATGCTTAGAATTGCTGGGCATGTTCACAGCTTCAGCTTTGCAGTTATC
Coding sequences within it:
- the ZNF366 gene encoding zinc finger protein 366 isoform X1 produces the protein MHFGERSEAFPPLNLPGIKKEINMMKNEDANCSVDNTQASPFSRCLQPLSPVTKPHRTTHFGEEFRQHLSHFRYGTPPLGDMESFQGSLEGGSRKRKSMPTKMPPSIALEGSSSPPHRLEDHTDIDSSSLPMAFQQPAQPKYSSQMIDLCNFGFQFYRSLEPFGAKSIKQEPVKSNLAWPSSPAFVQAPYPYYPKVHPGLMFPFIMPPNLHFRNPFQMKRPPEPSFQRSEVRESGENKQKVERVDVNLQIDDSYYVDVGGEQKRWQCPMCEKSYTSKYNLVTHILGHSGIKPHACNRCGKLFKQLSHLHTHMLTHQGTRPHKCQVCHKSFTQTSHLKRHMMQHSDIKPYNCRICGRGFAYPSELKAHESKHESGRENICVECGLDFPTLAQLKRHLTTHRGPIQYNCTECDKTFQYPSQLQNHMMKHKDIRPYICTECGMEFVQPHHLKQHSLTHKGVKEHKCGICGREFTLLANMKRHVLIHTNIRAYQCHLCFKSFVQKQTLKAHMIVHSDVKPFKCKLCGKEFNRMHNLMGHMHLHSDSKPFKCLYCPSKFTLKGNLTRHMKVKHGVMERGFHSQGFGRGRIALSQTNMLRSLEQEEPFDLSQKSQGKGISFHSDGESAKGSSCQEEEEDNCYEAEQYSPGVYHHDNNKLYVPQDLSGKPQCMMKGFRESYCSEKEDMLSEGGLEKRVVGDSDNQESPAERDLANNKEHLSFRAFEKASLGHSLSDYLYFKHRSKSLKELLERKMEKQTVLIGI
- the ZNF366 gene encoding zinc finger protein 366 isoform X2, yielding MMKNEDANCSVDNTQASPFSRCLQPLSPVTKPHRTTHFGEEFRQHLSHFRYGTPPLGDMESFQGSLEGGSRKRKSMPTKMPPSIALEGSSSPPHRLEDHTDIDSSSLPMAFQQPAQPKYSSQMIDLCNFGFQFYRSLEPFGAKSIKQEPVKSNLAWPSSPAFVQAPYPYYPKVHPGLMFPFIMPPNLHFRNPFQMKRPPEPSFQRSEVRESGENKQKVERVDVNLQIDDSYYVDVGGEQKRWQCPMCEKSYTSKYNLVTHILGHSGIKPHACNRCGKLFKQLSHLHTHMLTHQGTRPHKCQVCHKSFTQTSHLKRHMMQHSDIKPYNCRICGRGFAYPSELKAHESKHESGRENICVECGLDFPTLAQLKRHLTTHRGPIQYNCTECDKTFQYPSQLQNHMMKHKDIRPYICTECGMEFVQPHHLKQHSLTHKGVKEHKCGICGREFTLLANMKRHVLIHTNIRAYQCHLCFKSFVQKQTLKAHMIVHSDVKPFKCKLCGKEFNRMHNLMGHMHLHSDSKPFKCLYCPSKFTLKGNLTRHMKVKHGVMERGFHSQGFGRGRIALSQTNMLRSLEQEEPFDLSQKSQGKGISFHSDGESAKGSSCQEEEEDNCYEAEQYSPGVYHHDNNKLYVPQDLSGKPQCMMKGFRESYCSEKEDMLSEGGLEKRVVGDSDNQESPAERDLANNKEHLSFRAFEKASLGHSLSDYLYFKHRSKSLKELLERKMEKQTVLIGI